From Alligator mississippiensis isolate rAllMis1 chromosome 9, rAllMis1, whole genome shotgun sequence, one genomic window encodes:
- the NEURL1B gene encoding E3 ubiquitin-protein ligase NEURL1B isoform X2, with translation MGNAESVLLGTTIRVGSGSHSADTGHQTRSVSNRSYYTLPNSSHERRSFFAITEPPRFHSQAKGKNVRLDAHSRKATRRNSFCNGVTFTNRPIHLYEKVRLKLVAVHHGWSGALRFGFTIHDPSQMSSDEIPKYACPDLVTRPGYWAKALPERFAVRDNILAFWVDRHGRVFYSVNNEEPILFHCGIKVSGPLWALIDVYGITHEVQILDSLFAETMTSTRLNSARLSTCLPQSNHDSANFNNNELENNQVVAKIANLNLSRVPGLSTDNHIIPCCPNRRQRAQGVPTFLDTDIHFHPTRGPDITFSQDRMVACTNWQESNRTLVFSDRPLHIGESLFVEVGHLGMPYYGAFSFGITSCDPGTLRTNELPADPDFLLDRKEYWVVYQAFPVLNSGDVLSFMVLPNGEVHHGMNGVSRGMLMCVDTSQSLWMFFTIHGVINQLKILGTVQSSPVTVSPSGSPGGSQYDSDSDIAFSVNRSSSASESSLVTAPSSPLSPPLSPVFPPPEPLSSKNGECTVCFDNEVDTVIYTCGHMCLCNTCGLKLKKQLNACCPICRRVIKDVIKIYRP, from the exons ACACTGGTCATCAGACTCGTTCTGTGTCCAACAGATCTTACTACACCTTGCCCAACAGTAGCCATGAGAGGCGCTCATTTTTTGCCATCACAGAGCCACCACGTTTCCATTCCCAAGCCAAAGGCAAGAATGTCCGTCTGGATGCCCACTCCCGCAAGGCCACCCGGAGGAATAGCTTCTGCAATGGGGTCACTTTCACCAACCGGCCCATCCATCTCTATGAGAAAGTGCGACTCAAGTTAGTGGCCGTGCACCATGGGTGGAGCGGCGCACTGCGCTTCGGCTTCACTATTCACGACCCATCACAGATGAGCTCTGATGAGATACCAAAATACGCCTGCCCAGACCTGGTGACCCGACCTGGATATTGGGCTAAAGCTTTGCCAGAGAGGTTTGCAGTGAGGGACAACATCTTGGCTTTCTGGGTTGACCGTCATGGGAGAGTCTTCTACAGTGTCAACAACGAGGAGCCTATATTGTTTCACTGTGGCATTAAAGTCTCTGGGCCTCTCTGGGCACTCATAGATGTCTATGGAATTACCCATGAGGTGCAAATACTAG ATAGCTTGTTTGCAGAGACCATGACCTCCACCCGTCTCAATAGTGCACGACTCAGCACTTGCCTTCCGCAGAGCAACCACGATTCAGCCAATTTCAACAACAATGAACTGGAGAATAACCAAGTGGTGGCCAAAATTGCAAATCTGAACTTGAGCCGGGTACCAGGGCTCTCGACAGATAATCACATAATCCCCTGTTGCCCGAACAGACGGCAGCGTGCCCAGGGTGTACCTACCTTCTTGGATACAGATATCCATTTCCATCCCACCCGTGGGCCTGACATCACATTTTCTCAGGACCGGATGGTAGCATGCACCAATTGGCAGGAAAGCAATAGGACCCTGGTGTTTTCTGACCGGCCTTTGCACATTGGTGAAAGCCTCTTTGTGGAAGTGGGACACTTAGGGATGCCATATTATGGGGCCTTCTCATTTGGCATCACTTCATGTGATCCAGGTACTTTACGGACAAATGAGCTCCCGGCAGATCCAGACTTTCTCTTGGACCGCAAGGAGTACTGGGTGGTTTACCAAGCATTCCCAGTCCTCAACAGCGGCGATGTCCTCAGTTTCATGGTTTTGCCAAATGGAGAAGTGCACCACGGGATGAATGGAGTCAGCCGAGGGATGCTGATGTGCGTAGACACTTCACAGTCCCTCTGGATGTTTTTCACAATCCATGGTGTAATCAACCAGCTCAAGATATTGG GCACTGTGCAGTCCAGCCCTGTGACTGTCTCTCCCTCAGGATCCCCTGGAGGCTCACAGTATGACAGTGACTCAGATATAGCCTTCAGTGTGAACAGGTCGTCATCTGCTTCGGAGTCATCGCTAG TCACTGCTCCAAGCTCTCCCCTGagccctcctctctctcctgtaTTCCCTCCTCCGGAGCCCTTGAGCAGCAAGAATGGGGAGTGCACTGTCTGCTTCGACAATGAGGTGGACACCGTGATCTACACCTGCGGACACATGTGCCTCTGCAACACCTGTGGTCTTAAGCTGAAGAAGCAACTCAATGCCTGTTGCCCAATCTGCCGACGGGTCATCAAAGATGTTATTAAAATATACCGCCCTTAA
- the NEURL1B gene encoding E3 ubiquitin-protein ligase NEURL1B isoform X1: MMEGSIIEIKGSGRCTSIYGTMSLRNEVRNGKCSHIQDTGHQTRSVSNRSYYTLPNSSHERRSFFAITEPPRFHSQAKGKNVRLDAHSRKATRRNSFCNGVTFTNRPIHLYEKVRLKLVAVHHGWSGALRFGFTIHDPSQMSSDEIPKYACPDLVTRPGYWAKALPERFAVRDNILAFWVDRHGRVFYSVNNEEPILFHCGIKVSGPLWALIDVYGITHEVQILDSLFAETMTSTRLNSARLSTCLPQSNHDSANFNNNELENNQVVAKIANLNLSRVPGLSTDNHIIPCCPNRRQRAQGVPTFLDTDIHFHPTRGPDITFSQDRMVACTNWQESNRTLVFSDRPLHIGESLFVEVGHLGMPYYGAFSFGITSCDPGTLRTNELPADPDFLLDRKEYWVVYQAFPVLNSGDVLSFMVLPNGEVHHGMNGVSRGMLMCVDTSQSLWMFFTIHGVINQLKILGTVQSSPVTVSPSGSPGGSQYDSDSDIAFSVNRSSSASESSLVTAPSSPLSPPLSPVFPPPEPLSSKNGECTVCFDNEVDTVIYTCGHMCLCNTCGLKLKKQLNACCPICRRVIKDVIKIYRP; this comes from the exons ACACTGGTCATCAGACTCGTTCTGTGTCCAACAGATCTTACTACACCTTGCCCAACAGTAGCCATGAGAGGCGCTCATTTTTTGCCATCACAGAGCCACCACGTTTCCATTCCCAAGCCAAAGGCAAGAATGTCCGTCTGGATGCCCACTCCCGCAAGGCCACCCGGAGGAATAGCTTCTGCAATGGGGTCACTTTCACCAACCGGCCCATCCATCTCTATGAGAAAGTGCGACTCAAGTTAGTGGCCGTGCACCATGGGTGGAGCGGCGCACTGCGCTTCGGCTTCACTATTCACGACCCATCACAGATGAGCTCTGATGAGATACCAAAATACGCCTGCCCAGACCTGGTGACCCGACCTGGATATTGGGCTAAAGCTTTGCCAGAGAGGTTTGCAGTGAGGGACAACATCTTGGCTTTCTGGGTTGACCGTCATGGGAGAGTCTTCTACAGTGTCAACAACGAGGAGCCTATATTGTTTCACTGTGGCATTAAAGTCTCTGGGCCTCTCTGGGCACTCATAGATGTCTATGGAATTACCCATGAGGTGCAAATACTAG ATAGCTTGTTTGCAGAGACCATGACCTCCACCCGTCTCAATAGTGCACGACTCAGCACTTGCCTTCCGCAGAGCAACCACGATTCAGCCAATTTCAACAACAATGAACTGGAGAATAACCAAGTGGTGGCCAAAATTGCAAATCTGAACTTGAGCCGGGTACCAGGGCTCTCGACAGATAATCACATAATCCCCTGTTGCCCGAACAGACGGCAGCGTGCCCAGGGTGTACCTACCTTCTTGGATACAGATATCCATTTCCATCCCACCCGTGGGCCTGACATCACATTTTCTCAGGACCGGATGGTAGCATGCACCAATTGGCAGGAAAGCAATAGGACCCTGGTGTTTTCTGACCGGCCTTTGCACATTGGTGAAAGCCTCTTTGTGGAAGTGGGACACTTAGGGATGCCATATTATGGGGCCTTCTCATTTGGCATCACTTCATGTGATCCAGGTACTTTACGGACAAATGAGCTCCCGGCAGATCCAGACTTTCTCTTGGACCGCAAGGAGTACTGGGTGGTTTACCAAGCATTCCCAGTCCTCAACAGCGGCGATGTCCTCAGTTTCATGGTTTTGCCAAATGGAGAAGTGCACCACGGGATGAATGGAGTCAGCCGAGGGATGCTGATGTGCGTAGACACTTCACAGTCCCTCTGGATGTTTTTCACAATCCATGGTGTAATCAACCAGCTCAAGATATTGG GCACTGTGCAGTCCAGCCCTGTGACTGTCTCTCCCTCAGGATCCCCTGGAGGCTCACAGTATGACAGTGACTCAGATATAGCCTTCAGTGTGAACAGGTCGTCATCTGCTTCGGAGTCATCGCTAG TCACTGCTCCAAGCTCTCCCCTGagccctcctctctctcctgtaTTCCCTCCTCCGGAGCCCTTGAGCAGCAAGAATGGGGAGTGCACTGTCTGCTTCGACAATGAGGTGGACACCGTGATCTACACCTGCGGACACATGTGCCTCTGCAACACCTGTGGTCTTAAGCTGAAGAAGCAACTCAATGCCTGTTGCCCAATCTGCCGACGGGTCATCAAAGATGTTATTAAAATATACCGCCCTTAA
- the NEURL1B gene encoding E3 ubiquitin-protein ligase NEURL1B isoform X3, translating to MGNTVHKTLPDTGHQTRSVSNRSYYTLPNSSHERRSFFAITEPPRFHSQAKGKNVRLDAHSRKATRRNSFCNGVTFTNRPIHLYEKVRLKLVAVHHGWSGALRFGFTIHDPSQMSSDEIPKYACPDLVTRPGYWAKALPERFAVRDNILAFWVDRHGRVFYSVNNEEPILFHCGIKVSGPLWALIDVYGITHEVQILDSLFAETMTSTRLNSARLSTCLPQSNHDSANFNNNELENNQVVAKIANLNLSRVPGLSTDNHIIPCCPNRRQRAQGVPTFLDTDIHFHPTRGPDITFSQDRMVACTNWQESNRTLVFSDRPLHIGESLFVEVGHLGMPYYGAFSFGITSCDPGTLRTNELPADPDFLLDRKEYWVVYQAFPVLNSGDVLSFMVLPNGEVHHGMNGVSRGMLMCVDTSQSLWMFFTIHGVINQLKILGTVQSSPVTVSPSGSPGGSQYDSDSDIAFSVNRSSSASESSLVTAPSSPLSPPLSPVFPPPEPLSSKNGECTVCFDNEVDTVIYTCGHMCLCNTCGLKLKKQLNACCPICRRVIKDVIKIYRP from the exons ACACTGGTCATCAGACTCGTTCTGTGTCCAACAGATCTTACTACACCTTGCCCAACAGTAGCCATGAGAGGCGCTCATTTTTTGCCATCACAGAGCCACCACGTTTCCATTCCCAAGCCAAAGGCAAGAATGTCCGTCTGGATGCCCACTCCCGCAAGGCCACCCGGAGGAATAGCTTCTGCAATGGGGTCACTTTCACCAACCGGCCCATCCATCTCTATGAGAAAGTGCGACTCAAGTTAGTGGCCGTGCACCATGGGTGGAGCGGCGCACTGCGCTTCGGCTTCACTATTCACGACCCATCACAGATGAGCTCTGATGAGATACCAAAATACGCCTGCCCAGACCTGGTGACCCGACCTGGATATTGGGCTAAAGCTTTGCCAGAGAGGTTTGCAGTGAGGGACAACATCTTGGCTTTCTGGGTTGACCGTCATGGGAGAGTCTTCTACAGTGTCAACAACGAGGAGCCTATATTGTTTCACTGTGGCATTAAAGTCTCTGGGCCTCTCTGGGCACTCATAGATGTCTATGGAATTACCCATGAGGTGCAAATACTAG ATAGCTTGTTTGCAGAGACCATGACCTCCACCCGTCTCAATAGTGCACGACTCAGCACTTGCCTTCCGCAGAGCAACCACGATTCAGCCAATTTCAACAACAATGAACTGGAGAATAACCAAGTGGTGGCCAAAATTGCAAATCTGAACTTGAGCCGGGTACCAGGGCTCTCGACAGATAATCACATAATCCCCTGTTGCCCGAACAGACGGCAGCGTGCCCAGGGTGTACCTACCTTCTTGGATACAGATATCCATTTCCATCCCACCCGTGGGCCTGACATCACATTTTCTCAGGACCGGATGGTAGCATGCACCAATTGGCAGGAAAGCAATAGGACCCTGGTGTTTTCTGACCGGCCTTTGCACATTGGTGAAAGCCTCTTTGTGGAAGTGGGACACTTAGGGATGCCATATTATGGGGCCTTCTCATTTGGCATCACTTCATGTGATCCAGGTACTTTACGGACAAATGAGCTCCCGGCAGATCCAGACTTTCTCTTGGACCGCAAGGAGTACTGGGTGGTTTACCAAGCATTCCCAGTCCTCAACAGCGGCGATGTCCTCAGTTTCATGGTTTTGCCAAATGGAGAAGTGCACCACGGGATGAATGGAGTCAGCCGAGGGATGCTGATGTGCGTAGACACTTCACAGTCCCTCTGGATGTTTTTCACAATCCATGGTGTAATCAACCAGCTCAAGATATTGG GCACTGTGCAGTCCAGCCCTGTGACTGTCTCTCCCTCAGGATCCCCTGGAGGCTCACAGTATGACAGTGACTCAGATATAGCCTTCAGTGTGAACAGGTCGTCATCTGCTTCGGAGTCATCGCTAG TCACTGCTCCAAGCTCTCCCCTGagccctcctctctctcctgtaTTCCCTCCTCCGGAGCCCTTGAGCAGCAAGAATGGGGAGTGCACTGTCTGCTTCGACAATGAGGTGGACACCGTGATCTACACCTGCGGACACATGTGCCTCTGCAACACCTGTGGTCTTAAGCTGAAGAAGCAACTCAATGCCTGTTGCCCAATCTGCCGACGGGTCATCAAAGATGTTATTAAAATATACCGCCCTTAA